In a genomic window of Capsicum annuum cultivar UCD-10X-F1 unplaced genomic scaffold, UCD10Xv1.1 ctg59208, whole genome shotgun sequence:
- the LOC124893415 gene encoding ATP synthase subunit alpha, chloroplastic-like, with protein sequence MVTIRADEISDIIRERIEQYNREVNIVNTGTVLQVGDGIARIHGLDEVMAGELVEFEEGTIGIALNLESNNVGVVLMGDGLLIQERSFVKATGRIAQIPVSEAYLGRVVNALAKPIDGRGEISAFEFRLIESAAPGIISRRSIYEPLQIGLIAIDSMIPIGRGQRELIIGDRQTGKTAVATDTILNQQGQNVICVYVAIEQKTSSVAQVVTTLQERGAMEYTIVVAETADSPATLQYLAPYTGAALAEYFMYRERHTLIIYDDLSKQAQAYCQMSLLLRRPPGREAYPGDVFYLHSCLLERAAKLSSSLGEGRMTALPIVETQSGDVSAYIPTNVISITDGQIFLSTDLFNFGIRPAINVGISVSRVGSAAQIKAMKQVAGKLKLELAQFTELEAFAQFASDLDKATQNQLTRGQRLRELLKQSQSAPLTVAEQIMTIYTGANGYLDSLEVGQVRKFLVELRIYLKTNKPQFQEIISSAKKFTEEAEALLKEAIQEQMDRFILQEQA encoded by the coding sequence aTGGTAACCATTCGAGCTGATGAAATTAGTGATATTATCCGTGAACGTATTGAACAATATAATAGAGAAGTAAATATTGTAAATACCGGTACAGTACTTCAAGTAGGTGATGGCATTGCTCGTATTCATGGTCTTGATGAAGTAATGGCGGGTGAGTTAGTAGAATTTGAAGAGGGTACAATAGGCATTGCTCTGAATTTGGAATCAAATAATGTTGGTGTTGTACTAATGGGCGATGGTTTGTTGATACAAGAAAGAAGTTTTGTAAAAGCAACGGGAAGAATTGCTCAGATACCCGTGAGTGAGGCTTATTTGGGTCGTGTTGTAAATGCCCTGGCTAAACCTATTGATGGTAGAGGTGAAATTTCAGCTTTTGAATTTCGATTAATTGAATCTGCCGCCCCGGGTATTATTTCGCGCCGTTCTATATATGAGCCTCTTCAAATCGGGCTTATTGCTATTGATTCGATGATCCCTATAGGACGTGGTCAACGAGAATTAATTATTGGGGACAGACAGACCGGTAAAACAGCAGTAGCCACAGACACCATTCTCAATCAACAAGGTCAAAATGTAATATGTGTTTATGTAGCTATTGAGCAAAAAACATCTTCTGTGGCCCAGGTAGTAACGACTTTACAGGAAAGGGGAGCGATGGAATACACTATTGTGGTAGCCGAAACAGCGGATTCCCCTGCTACATTACAATACCTTGCTCCTTATACAGGAGCAGCTCTGGCTGAATATTTTATGTATCGTGAACGACACACTTTAATCATTTATGATGATCTCTCCAAACAAGCGCAAGCTTATTGCCAAATGTCTCTTCTATTACGAAGACCGCCCGGTCGTGAAGCTTATCCAGGAGATGTTTTTTATTTGCATTCATGCCTTTTGGAAAGAGCCGCTAAATTAAGTTCTAGTTTAGGTGAAGGAAGAATGACCGCCTTACCAATAGTTGAAACTCAATCGGGAGATGTTTCGGCTTATATTCCTACTAATGTAATTTCCATTACTGATGGACAAATCTTCTTATCCACCGACCTATTCAATTTTGGAATCAGACCTGCTATTAATGTGGGTATCTCCGTTTCCAGAGTGGGGTCCGCAGCTCAAATAAAAGCCATGAAACAAGTAGCTGGTAAATTAAAATTAGAGCTAGCGCAATTCACAGAATTAGAAGCCTTTGCACAATTTGCTTCTGATCTCGATAAAGCTACTCAGAATCAATTGACAAGAGGTCAACGATTACGTGAATTGCTTAAACAATCCCAATCGGCTCCTCTCACGGTAGCAGAGCAGATAATGACTATTTATACGGGAGCAAACGGCTATCTTGATTCATTAGAGGTTGGACAGGTAAGGAAATTTCTTGTTGAGCTACGTATTTACTTAAAAACTAATAAACCTCAGTTCCAAGAAATCATATCTTCTGCCAAGAAATTTACCGAGGAAGCAGAAGCCCTTTTGAAAGAAG